The following coding sequences are from one Lysinibacillus sp. FSL W8-0992 window:
- a CDS encoding GNAT family N-acetyltransferase, with the protein MEHKKTFFSVTKETKHGTVYVEGPVPPEKLATYSFHEGLVAFRPPKQQQQAILEIAGLPEGRIIIIRNNDIIVGYVTYLYPDPLERWAEDRIDNMIELGAIEVIPDYRGTGAGKALLAVSFMGDEMEDYLVITTEYYWHWDLKGTGLNVWDYRKMMERMMSSVGFEYFATDDPEITSHPANCLMAREGKRVPPETMERFDRLRFRNRFMY; encoded by the coding sequence ATGGAACACAAAAAGACTTTTTTTTCTGTTACAAAGGAGACAAAGCATGGTACTGTTTATGTGGAAGGACCTGTTCCTCCAGAAAAATTAGCTACATATTCATTCCACGAGGGATTAGTTGCCTTTAGACCCCCTAAGCAACAACAGCAAGCCATCTTAGAAATCGCTGGCCTTCCTGAAGGCCGTATTATTATTATCCGAAATAACGACATTATTGTAGGCTACGTCACCTATTTATATCCTGATCCGCTTGAACGGTGGGCAGAGGACAGAATCGACAATATGATTGAATTAGGTGCTATTGAGGTCATTCCAGACTATCGCGGAACAGGGGCTGGTAAAGCCTTGTTAGCTGTGTCCTTCATGGGGGATGAAATGGAGGACTACCTTGTTATAACAACCGAATATTATTGGCATTGGGACTTAAAAGGTACAGGATTAAATGTATGGGATTACCGCAAAATGATGGAGCGGATGATGAGTTCAGTTGGCTTCGAATATTTTGCTACAGATGATCCGGAAATTACATCTCATCCTGCTAACTGCCTTATGGCACGAGAGGGCAAACGAGTGCCCCCTGAAACAATGGAAAGATTCGACAGACTTCGTTTTAGAAATCGCTTCATGTATTAA
- the acsA gene encoding acetate--CoA ligase, with protein MGMKTMEKLKAIPGQYNLPNYEEVATTHDWAETEKAFSWHETGLVNMAYEAIDRHTETSRKNKVALYYNDGKRKEAYSFNEMKRLTNKAANVFKSATNIEKGDRLFIFMPRSPELYFSLLGALKMGVIVGPLFEAFMEGAVYDRLSDSDAKVLVTTPELLERVPLDKLPNLQHVFLVGSDIEETPQILDFNKRLKEASAKFDIEWMDREDGMILHYTSGSTGAPKGVLHVHNAMVQQYQSTQWVLDLGENDIYWCTADPGWVTGTSYGIFGPWLNGVTMLIVGGRFSPQAWYQAIEDYSVTVWYSAPTAFRMLMGAGSGMLENYDLSSLRHVLSVGEPLNPEVIRWGSEELGHRIHDTWWMTETGAHMICNYPSMDIKPGSMGKPLPGVHATIVDDAGNEVPPFTMGNLAVRRGWPAMMRQIWGNPERYESYFLKGEWYVSGDSAYMDDEGYFWFQGRVDDVIMTAGERVGPFEVESKLLEHPDVIEAGVIGKPDPVRGEIIKAFVSLREGVEPSDALIEDIREFVKRGLSAHAAPREIEFKEKLPKTRSGKIMRRVLKAWELDLPTGDLSTMED; from the coding sequence ATGGGGATGAAAACAATGGAGAAATTAAAAGCAATACCAGGGCAGTACAACCTGCCAAATTATGAGGAGGTAGCAACAACTCATGATTGGGCAGAAACAGAAAAGGCATTTAGTTGGCATGAAACAGGATTAGTGAACATGGCTTATGAGGCTATTGATCGCCATACCGAAACATCTCGGAAAAATAAAGTAGCATTGTATTACAACGATGGGAAGCGCAAGGAAGCATACTCTTTTAATGAAATGAAAAGGTTGACGAACAAGGCAGCAAATGTTTTTAAATCAGCGACAAACATTGAAAAAGGAGATCGTTTATTTATTTTTATGCCTCGTTCACCAGAGCTTTACTTTTCTTTATTAGGTGCTTTAAAAATGGGCGTTATTGTAGGACCATTGTTTGAAGCATTCATGGAAGGGGCAGTGTATGATCGTCTTTCTGATAGCGATGCGAAAGTGCTAGTAACAACACCTGAATTACTAGAGCGAGTTCCATTAGATAAACTGCCAAACTTGCAACATGTATTTTTAGTAGGGTCCGATATAGAAGAAACGCCACAAATTTTAGATTTTAATAAGCGCTTGAAAGAGGCTTCTGCTAAGTTTGACATCGAGTGGATGGACCGCGAGGACGGTATGATATTACATTATACGTCAGGTTCGACAGGTGCCCCAAAAGGTGTTTTACATGTTCATAATGCAATGGTTCAGCAATATCAGTCGACACAATGGGTACTTGATTTGGGTGAAAATGATATTTATTGGTGTACGGCTGATCCAGGTTGGGTAACGGGGACATCCTATGGAATTTTTGGCCCGTGGTTAAATGGTGTGACAATGCTTATTGTTGGTGGAAGATTTTCGCCACAAGCATGGTATCAAGCGATTGAGGATTATAGTGTAACAGTTTGGTATAGTGCGCCAACTGCATTCCGTATGTTAATGGGGGCTGGTAGTGGAATGCTGGAAAATTATGATTTGTCATCATTGCGTCATGTATTATCTGTTGGCGAGCCACTTAACCCTGAAGTTATCCGTTGGGGTAGTGAGGAGTTAGGACATCGCATTCATGATACTTGGTGGATGACCGAAACAGGTGCACATATGATTTGTAACTATCCGAGCATGGATATTAAGCCTGGATCAATGGGCAAGCCATTACCAGGTGTTCACGCGACAATTGTAGATGATGCGGGTAATGAAGTTCCTCCATTTACAATGGGTAACTTAGCTGTACGTCGTGGTTGGCCAGCCATGATGCGTCAAATTTGGGGTAATCCAGAGCGTTATGAATCATATTTCTTAAAAGGTGAGTGGTATGTGTCTGGTGACTCAGCTTATATGGATGATGAAGGTTATTTCTGGTTCCAAGGTCGAGTGGATGATGTCATTATGACAGCAGGTGAACGAGTTGGACCATTCGAGGTTGAAAGCAAGCTACTAGAACATCCAGACGTAATAGAGGCTGGGGTTATCGGGAAACCGGACCCTGTACGCGGTGAAATTATTAAAGCATTTGTATCTTTACGAGAAGGCGTGGAGCCATCGGATGCTTTAATTGAGGATATTCGCGAGTTTGTGAAAAGGGGCTTATCAGCTCATGCGGCACCGAGAGAAATTGAATTTAAGGAAAAGCTGCCGAAAACACGCAGCGGTAAAATTATGCGTCGCGTGTTAAAAGCATGGGAGTTAGATTTGCCAACTGGAGATCTTTCCACGATGGAAGACTAA
- the argC gene encoding N-acetyl-gamma-glutamyl-phosphate reductase, translated as MKVGIVGATGYGGLELIRFLHYHPAVEHIDLFTSSEEGVVFSTKFGHLVTITDSPLQKIDYETLSKMDVVFASTPSGVTSELLPPLVGKGPRLIDLSGDFRLKNPVSYEEWYGKKAAPLEIIQQSVYGLTEWNAHNVKNASLIANPGCYPTAVLLSLLPLLKERLIDSNYLVIDAKSGISGAGNKPSQTTHFSEVNESFSIYKTNTHQHIPEIEQAISMFAGVDTAITFNTHLVPMTRGILSTAYAPLMPGITEHQLVACLQATYEKHPFVRVVTDVNSLATNRVKGSNYCDIFVKVDNRTNRATIVAVIDNLVKGAAGQAIQNMNVQLDLPQTTGLDVVPFFI; from the coding sequence ATGAAAGTAGGAATTGTTGGAGCAACAGGATATGGAGGATTGGAGCTTATCCGCTTTTTACATTATCATCCGGCGGTGGAGCACATTGATCTTTTTACATCTTCTGAAGAAGGTGTCGTTTTTTCTACAAAGTTTGGACATTTAGTTACGATTACAGATTCGCCATTGCAAAAAATAGATTATGAAACATTATCGAAAATGGATGTAGTATTTGCTAGTACGCCTTCAGGTGTGACAAGTGAACTGTTACCACCTTTAGTTGGAAAAGGTCCGAGGTTAATTGATTTATCAGGGGATTTTCGATTAAAGAATCCAGTTAGCTATGAAGAGTGGTACGGAAAAAAGGCTGCTCCATTAGAAATTATTCAGCAAAGTGTGTATGGCTTAACTGAATGGAATGCTCATAATGTGAAAAATGCTTCACTCATTGCGAACCCAGGATGTTATCCAACAGCGGTTCTGCTTTCGTTATTACCTTTGTTAAAAGAGAGACTAATAGATTCTAATTATCTCGTGATTGATGCAAAAAGTGGCATTTCGGGAGCTGGCAATAAACCATCGCAAACAACACATTTTAGTGAAGTGAACGAAAGCTTCTCTATATATAAGACAAATACGCATCAACATATTCCAGAAATCGAGCAAGCTATTTCAATGTTTGCTGGTGTAGATACTGCTATTACATTTAATACACATTTAGTGCCGATGACACGTGGAATTTTATCCACTGCATATGCGCCATTAATGCCAGGTATTACAGAGCATCAATTAGTCGCTTGCTTACAAGCAACATACGAAAAACATCCGTTTGTACGGGTTGTAACCGATGTTAATAGCCTTGCTACAAACCGTGTGAAAGGCTCTAACTATTGTGATATTTTCGTAAAAGTTGATAACCGTACAAACCGTGCAACGATTGTTGCTGTTATTGACAATTTAGTTAAAGGAGCAGCAGGGCAAGCGATACAAAATATGAATGTGCAATTGGATTTACCACAAACAACAGGCTTAGACGTCGTGCCGTTTTTTATTTAA